The genome window CACAGGTCAGATATTCGACCCTGTCCCGTACTACCCCCGCTGCCAGCTCCGCGTAGTAAAGTACGACCAGTAACAGAATTGGTTAGTCCACAGATTGAACAGCCATCAAACCCCCCAGTGGTTGAGTGTGTAGTTGTGAAGCAGACATGGCCACATGTGAACATGCAGTCAATGCCTTTGGTGGGACCGCCCAGTCCACAGGCAGAGGTTTTGGTTGAGCCCAAGTTAGAGGAGTGTGTGGAAGGGGCCCTGTCAGGGGAAGACGTAGTGGAAGGAGATTATGGTGAAGATGCCATTTCAAAAAGCTCTGTTCCCGATGCTGTTGTAAAGCGTCCAGTCCCAGCCCTGAGAGGTAGTACGGCTTTGCCAGACAAAACACAAGCACCTGTACCAGTGCCGCGTCAGTCCCAAGGGACACGGCGGGTTAAAAACAGTAATCCACATAACTTGCCCAGGTCTGTTTGCAACGCGTTGTCATTTACTCCAAATATCTTGTCTCAAGTTTTGGCAGGCATGGTAATGTACACCTCTGAAAGACTAAAGGGGGCTGGTGGGAATTAATTTAGCAGTCCACGAGGACGTAGACTTGAGGCAGGGGAGAATGTAACCAGGGCAACAACAGCCTGCGGTTGTACCTACCCGCCTAGAGGGGGAGCTATGTGTTTTGTAATCATTAATGCGAGTAGTAGCGAAAAAGACGGCTATCGCTTACATTGCCTAGAGCACATGTGAACTGGCTCGTGTCACTCGAGAGGAGTGGAGACGTTTTCCCGGACAGCAGGAGTAATATCTAACTCTGTTAATAGTGTTTGCTGAGCGAAGATTAAACGATCGTCCGGTTATATGCCTGTGTGCATGCGGGAAAGTTCTGAGCGGTGACGTTAAACAGGATGCAGTGACGGAGATAGCGCGTGAGTGTTCTTTTAACATATTTGGAAGCTTGCACTCTCATATTTTTGTATCCCATAATGTGGGTTTAGAGTGAGGCAAACTTGTTTTCGTCTATTAAAATTGTGTCACAGGGGAGAGGGGCCTCCGAGTGCGCATGTGAGTCCTCCGCCATCTTAGTTTTCCTGTGACCACGTTTCTCAGAGTTAGtgccatttattttgtttctgtatatGCTCAATGCCTTCATTCAATCTTAATAATTTCTGACATGGATTTATGTTCTGATTGTGATGTCCATTCGAGTTTATATGTCTGTTAGTAAAAGAGGTAAATGTCTGATGATGTTTATGTGAAGAAAGTAAAATAGGGTTATATCtcgtataaaaatatttgtggttTATGGTTATACATTctcaatatttctgttttgttctccTTAGAAAAGACCGAATTCACAGCCACTACCGTTGTTTTATTTGGGGTAGAATTACACCTAAAGGTCAAAGCTgactttgtttgtgtttactgtGAGAGAAAAGTAGCTTATccaatatctttcttttgtttaccaaatatatttctttgattTGAGACACTGTACTTTCTGATGATCTAGAAACATCAACCTAAGTTGTAcctgttttctttattatacatttttgtttactcTCCTCTACAAAGGGAAACTTAGCAGTCATTAACGAGGTAGTCGGAAATAAAGAATCCTGTAACAGATGTACTGTTGTGTCTGAGTCTCTTTTATTGGAGTGCACATGCCGTGGTCACATTTACAACACATTTTCATATACATTTGTTACTGATTTGAAGTGCAGACAAATTAGTTACTGtgtatatgttatttatttctaattttgGAGTTTAAGTTTTCCGTGATGAACTTCAGACAAGGTCCGCTGCAGCCGCATCTTGGCGTAATGAGGATTAGAGTCCGGGCGGGAACCGAACCTAAGCATCATTGATTCCGCATTATTGGTTCCGGACATACCATTTGCTGGAATTGCCCGGGGGGAGGAAGGAAcgttaatgtatttattaatttatttagttgTACCTTTATgatatttgattacattttgcTTTCCTTACCTTTTATTTATAATAGGtctttatttgattttgattttgatgtaCGTAAGGTTATATGTGTTATGTAAAGTTAAATTGTTTCCCCTCTTAATTTGTTATGGGCCCATCCTTTCCTTTATAAACGGTTGCTTTGTTCATTTGAGCAGGTCAGTTCTagtttgtttggttgtttttttgtctAACTGTTTTGATCTCATTTTCTGTttgattaattttatttttgttttaagaaaTTTAGGAGtatgtaaagttattttttttcttgggtTCAAATAAAGACCCGTTTTCTATTGTGCAAAGCTTGTGTTCCTTGTTCTTGGCTTCTCGGTCCCTCACAATCCCCTACACCTGTTCCCTTGTTAATATAAGGCTGGTACCAAGGTGTCCACACCAAAAGGGCACCACATCCCGAGAAACACAAAACTTCATCCAATATAATGAACTCCCCACAGGGTTTgcatctccatctcagacagcatacaacaatgaatgatgattaCCAACTCACACTTTTACATCCCTTCATTCCTCCCTCGCTCCTCTTTCTCTCCAATTGAACTCAGAACAATTCAAAGCTTGCCCATGAACTGGAGTACCATATCTTATATGAACAAAGAATCTTCATATGCATatttggtatcatttgaaatgcgATTGGTACAATGGTCTCATTTACACAGCAGTAGGGCAGATCATAACATAGGTTTGAGGCTTTAAAGATATTCTGCTCACTGTTGAGGGTGTGTCTTCATAAAAATGTCCATTTGTGGCCTGATCAGATCCAGGGCAGAGTCTTTTACAATGTAAAGTCTGAGTATTTAAGGAAAGCTGGCAAAATATTCTGGGGAATTCTTACCATGATGAACCCCAAGGTGCTGTGTGTGCCTTCAGACACACAGCACAGTGTTTTTTCCGATCGCATCTTTTTCTTCTGTCAGGTGTGCAATCTCAGACTCGTAGACTAAACTTTgaggatttgatgttttgtatTCTCTGAATTTAATTGTAAttggcaagaaacatttaccTGACTAATTATTCTGCATTATTCTGAGTTTATGAACTTTAGTAGATTACGCTTTATCCTTTGTTATCGCAAATCTATGTTCAGGTTAGTGAAAATCCTGTATTAGGTGGAGCATTGGGGCACACCAGCTGAGATTTTAGAGCTCCGGCTAACTACTTGGCATTAGTTTAAGTGTACTTAGACCGTAGGGGCTAATTTTTCTGTTTTGGTCAGACAACATATGTGCTGTTCTATCTAAATAAGGTAAGTCTCAAAACCTCTGGTTATTGGAATATTATTCTAACTAAGTGTAACTATGGCATGATTATACAAAGGATGCCATCAGAGGATGTAAGATTGGTTTATTTATCTCTATGGAATGGTCATGACCTCTGGTTAGAAATAATCATTActttaattaagtttttatagtctaaggggactagatataagaacacaaaataacatattttgaagactgcTGATAAACGAACAGCGGTGGCACCCATTCATACTGTaaggatacaaaaccaatgcaggtcaatgactgccatcgctgttcggtcaacaacattcttcaaaatatcattttgtgtgttctgcggaagataggcatacaggtttgaaatgacaagagggtgaataaacaatcacagaattttattttttcgggtgaactatgcctttaaaccTCTTGCAAACACATTATTTTCTCAAGACTCATTTAATATCATGGCTATTCGGAATTAATATGCATGTGAACTTTAACAGTCTGAGCTTTGAGTCATCTGCACttacatcatatttttttagacTGCATCTCGTTGTTTCCAGATGTTGTAAGTGAACGGTTCCTGCTGAGGAAAGCCTCTGTGGCTTTGGCAACGTCTGCAGTGAGTCAAACTCCACGTTCACGAACAAACAGACTGTGATTTTCAGCTCAGACAAGTTTAACTAACCAAAGAGGACATGTGCGTGACTGCTTCACGGCAAGACCATGGCAGgtatttaatttgatatttCTACTATATGTTTAGACTACagcagtttgttttaaaactgataCAGTAGTCAGGGTGTCTGTGATCTTAGTGTTTTTAGTGTTTGCCATGTGGATAGTATTTTTCTAGAGTCAAGCGTCCAGCTAccaaagaaagaataaaaagcTTTAGCCCAAGGTGTAAGCTttggacattttttttacatcgaGTACAGGAAACAGTGAATCAGCACTGGCAAAGCTCCAGGAATGCTTTCCTTGTTGTTCTTTGACTAGGATTACAGAGTTGGCATGTTTGAACAAAATCTTTATAACTTCTAACAtgcaaatttatttattcaacagtTATAAAATCCATCGGTAACAGAATAATGCTACAATAAaaggaaatgaaaaatatatatttgtctgCTGTTGCTGTTATATAAGATGTAGCATGTACTGTTTGCTTTGTGGGAGAAGGTGAGATGGAAAGGCGATATTGAACTGGCTCTGACATGCTGATGAAGTGTGGACACACCCTGGTGTAGTCAGGAGAGAAAATGGAGGACAGCTGCATGCTTTCTGGACCAGGCAGGATAAACAGTGGTTGCTAACGGCACGTCACCTCCGGCCAGTTTTGTTGCATAATAAGAAACTCAAGCATAGTTTTAGACTCTGGAAGAAGTAGACAGCCAACAACATTGCAGCTGGACTGGTGCTAAGGACTTTGTGAGTGTCTAGTATACAAAATCATCAGGTTTGAAGTAAGGAAAGGAAAGGCAGTAACAAGGTAAAACTTTCTTCTTTATGACAGACATGTGGAAAAGTGTTTGAATGtacagagaaagagacagagtgTGTTTAGCTTTGCTGCTTTAAGAGAAATATACGGTGTGTAGGGTAGTGAAACAAATTCCAGATTTTTAACGCAAATGATATCATCAACAAAGcaatttcaataaaaagttaATATCAAATTAGGACTTTATTAGTATTTGGTTTCTGCCCTTTCTGTCAACGGAAGGATGAACCCTGGTAAATTGCGCAAAACCTGATGATCTATGTTTTCCCAGCATGAATTGGGAGTCTTCCAAAAAGATCCTTGAGTCAAGAAATCTGACCTTTCGTACAAGAGCGTTCACATGTCTAGAAAAGTGCAGAATCTTAGACATTACTTCTTCACTGTATctttattcattgttttctaATTTAAATTCTACTTAACAATTCTTTTGAATCCAAATCTCAGATTTTCGCACGTTGGAGATGTGACCTGACAGACTGTGCTTAACCGGTTTCCATGTATAATTTTGTTCCCTTCAGCTGGCTGAGAAAACAGCTCATGCAACATGGGAACGAACAGCATTGGCTGAATAACTTAATGCAATGGCACTCCTTTCCGTGCTTTACTGAAACATCCTGGTGGTATAAAACTTTTTCTGTTATGTTTTAAGTAACCATATTTACACTACCTGAGCTGTTCCAAAATGTAGCATGATACTTTTCTTCCATCAGATTTTAAGACAGCATCATGTCATTTGTGGAGGAGGcattcccagaatgcactgcatcAAACTCTGCGAAAAAATGATCTATAGTATTTGCTTTGGATCTTTGCAAATCTGCTAAACAagacttgtttaaaaaaaatggaaagaaaagaaagaaatataaataattattgttctaataattataattagGCCTAAGTCTTAACTGTCAGGCTATTGAAATAATATGGAAATCATAGGAGCAATTGTTACATTCAGAATGTTCCAATATCTCAGGTTTGACTGCTATGAGTgacagcaaacatttttttagaatTATTCATAATAACTGTATTTATCTTTCCAAAACTCTcacgttttatttaaaaaaaataagacaccTCGTGTTATTGCCTTTAGACAACTAGGTTTTGGAACGAGCTACGGTTTGGTTAACAATATTCAATTTGACTCTTGTTCTCTTTTACGCAGGACTCAAAGGAACCTCTTTCAGAGATGATTCTGTGTAGTCAGATGGCTTTTGCAGTTTTCCACTGCATAATGTGGTTCACTGTGCCTGTCCTCCTGCGCTCTGAATTCAAGGTGGCGTACGTAACCGAGCGCAGCATCTTCACGTGCACATGTGCACAGGAATTGGCCTTCTGTGAGAAAATGAACTCCAGTGAATGTAGCAACTGCAACGAACAAACGTCTGTGCTGCAGAGAGGAGAGCGACCCATCCCGGTGCAGAAGAAACGACTTACAGTGTGGTACACTTCACCGCTCAATGTGGCCCTTCTTTTGAACAACTCAGAGATCAGGCACTTGTCATTGGTCCAGTGTAGGCCTGCTTCTGACCAGCCAATAGCGATTGACTTCTTCACAGTACAGCGCCTTGAGACGCTCACAGTCACCTGGAGGCCTGGCCAGAGTCAAAATGTCATCATAGGCAAGGACAGGGGTGCCCCCTACCATGAGGAATCGAGAATCGCTGTCATTCACACTTCAGTGCTGACTGGAAAAACTGAGCTGAAGTCCTACACAGTCCAAACCAAAGTGGATCACAGTGGGACGATATCCTTCccagacatttttttatctcgCACTGGACTTTCTGAGCTGTCCAGAATATTTGTCACTTTTCTGTACTAAGAGGCATTTCATATCATGAATCAAATGTCATTTCCTAAATTACACAGCGTTGAATTTGAACACTTTTAATGCACATTGTCTATGCCATGTGTTGCGGTTACCATATCACATATATctattgtaaatatttacagGGAGTCAGCCATTTTAAGGGCTGTCTCATTCGCAATATCCTTCAAGTTGACCTTAACGTTAGTTCTCTAAAAAATCCCAAAATGCACCACAAAAACAAGGGACCACCGATGCTGCATATGTTCGCTTACCGGAAATCACGTGACAGGTTTTGAAGACATTTAACCGAAATCACAGGAGCCAACTCAATGAACTTCATGAAATGCAATATTACTTTTGAAAagacatatgtttttttatggtatGTATAAACAAACGTTGCAATACATGCAGGGGACGCAATTACACTTAACAGTTAAATTTAATAATCTACAAATTTGTGCACTGATATGTAACAGAATAATGGAAGTGTTTCTTATATGTAGGCCTACTTGTATAccagtgtttaaaaaataaagtcagagaTGTCGGTTTTGCAGATTGTTGATTAATACCAGCTGTGAAGTATCACAACACAGCTGCAATATGACCGTGTGTTAAATGCAAgcagcatttcttgtgaagacacccGACATTTTGTCGAGAGTCTGAGGCGGCTCAAATAGGCGGCCGCCTTCTAATTCTCTATGCCGGAGAAAGCCTGGTAACGTTTTTGATAATAATGTCAATTTGCCTGTAGCACAAGATGGTGCCGGTAGGAGGTTTTGACTAGAACTGATACAGCTACCTCagctgggcatgcgcacttcaataaCGCATCATTTTTGTCAAGCTGGAAACAgttatttcatatgtttttctttttgtaggGTTAAGGTTGGATAGGTGTAGGTGTTAACTAATGTaattaattgtaattatatggcaagattttgcaccacttccagccgtagctgtatccctttATAGCAACAACCCCGGTTGGTAGGGTCGGCAGACTTATATCAGGTCGTATAACACCGTATGGGAAAATGACGGATTTTGATCGGCAAATATTTACTAATATATCAGCGATATGACAGATCATCTGTACAGTGCATTGAGCCAAAACAACTTGATAGTGTTGTATGACCGGAAATTAAGCTGCCGACTCTGGCGTCGAAAATGCTCACCAGTGCCATCTTGTTTAACTAGCCCGCGTTGAGTCTggcccatttaattattatgCAGTTGCATATTAAAGTAAGGTtgagaaacataaaaatagGCTATATCAAAGCAAAGTTCACACACAGTCCAAATAATATCAGAAAAACGCGTTACAACAAACTACAACATGCTTCTATATACTACAAAATGCTTCTTCCGGGTTTTGTGACTTCAGAGcggtttttattttaatgttgtataACCCAGTCCTACGTCAAAATTGGGGCGAGGCCTGGGAATGGTGACCcccaaataaacacaaaaataaacaaacagaagttGTTTTGCAAATGCACtggtgtttatgtttgtttttaattaggCTATACCGTTTTAAAGTGAAACTTGCTTTAGTGTTATTTGTCCTAATATGACAATAAGCTTTAACATTGGAATAGATCGAcatataataaatactgtattattaAAGTCCCTATGTAATCCAAATGGACACCATTTACTTTATTACTAATTCATCTGTGCAGGACAATCGACACTAAAAAGGCCACAGTGCCAATTGGTCAGATATGGACATATAGATTGCAATGATGCTTTTTTTATAGCTTAAGTGTACATGTGTTCATCTGTCTTCCTTTGTTCAGATCATGTGATGATATTTGCATGCCTAATTTGCATTCctatttttgtgttaaatattaCGCTGTAGGCTAAATGATAGCCTAACATTTGATATATTATAAAAGACGTTATTGCTGCTGAATAATGTCTTTGGTCTTTTCTGAAGAACAAATGACTATATCACGCATGGGTATATAAGCGGCCCTtttggcttttaaaaaaaaacagtttttgaaCATTATGGAAAATGCTAAACGAACATCACAGGATTTAGTTCAGGTGCAGCCTATACACAATTTATTACAATGGATGATTGGTTTCATATTTTGCCCGACAACCTTGTGCTGTATTTATATTGACTTGgcgacatttgtcatttactgtGACATGGCGTATTCAGCATtgcttaaaatgaaagttttttgttACTGAAGCCGTCGTAAAAATACCCAACGATTGATATTTCACTACTTAAACTGTTCAACGTGCTGGTATAACCATGCAGATTTGATCATTAATGAGTGGCCAGATTTAAACAGAAATCAATAATCTTCCGAGATTAAAAAGGGACATTCTTTAGAGTGTCAGCCACAAGGTGTCAGTAATACTCCATGTTCATTTTACGCACTTCTCTGTCAGTGCTCAGAGAAGCCACAGCAGATGCTGATCTCTTTTTAGGGAAAATGAAGTGATAAATGACACTGAAGTGATACAAGATTCTGTTAACACAGTTCAGCTTCCGGCAAGATAGTAGCAGATTGTTTTTGAtactaacaaaaacatttcataccGGTCAATTAGTGCTGAGAATATGTATCTTCACAaaattatacataatatattGACTTTCTAAATTGAAACAGAAGTTCCATGGAAGCGCACTAACaatgtatttcataaaataGCAAAAACTACATTTCACATTCCCGATCAAATACGAGTCTGATCCAATTGGGTGAAAAGTAACTAAGAACTTGTTACACAGAAAGAGGTCATAAGGTCAGAATGGGCAGAATCAAATCCTTTTCATGGTGACAGATGTTGGTATGTACAATTAATAATCTACCCTGGGAATTGTATTTGCAACTCAAAACGCTCATCTTGCAATTAATAGAGACCAATTAGCACCAGAGGCGAAACTTGCAGGAAAAAATCACACAGTTGGAAGCTCATCCACTTCCACCCACATCTTGTTTGCATCTCAAAAACATCTAGCGTATGGATATCAAACGACACTGCACCTGCTAAAAGATTAGATGGAAACTGACAAATGAAGGCTGTTTTGAGCTGATTGGCGGGGCAGCTCGAGCTGATATAGTTGACCCCACTAATGGGTGCCAACCAGTTGAATGGGGGCGGGTACCCACACAGTGCCTCCAATTCACGCACAtgactttcatttatttattttttgcaggaAAGCCTGGGAAGTCTATAA of Triplophysa dalaica isolate WHDGS20190420 chromosome 11, ASM1584641v1, whole genome shotgun sequence contains these proteins:
- the si:ch73-52p7.1 gene encoding uncharacterized protein si:ch73-52p7.1 gives rise to the protein MILCSQMAFAVFHCIMWFTVPVLLRSEFKVAYVTERSIFTCTCAQELAFCEKMNSSECSNCNEQTSVLQRGERPIPVQKKRLTVWYTSPLNVALLLNNSEIRHLSLVQCRPASDQPIAIDFFTVQRLETLTVTWRPGQSQNVIIGKDRGAPYHEESRIAVIHTSVLTGKTELKSYTVQTKVDHSGTISFPDIFLSRTGLSELSRIFVTFLY